In Rhodothermus profundi, the following are encoded in one genomic region:
- a CDS encoding LacI family DNA-binding transcriptional regulator: protein MEKLTIDQVASLACVSRSVVSRVLNNHPNVSEEARRRVLEVIKKYNYRPSSVARSLATRRTYEICILTPRRGNEALANGFWTLLHLGIFEQCIQRGYFVSLSMLSGDAEAELEDRLLHEHSFDGFVLLTSEVAERVIESLRERDIPAVLVGHDRAYPDISSVDVDNFGGAYRAVRHLCRLGHRRVAAILGNLELQETRDRQAGYLQALRDAHAEMQELLIEIGDYSQRSGYEIMRRWLERGPDFSAVFCASDTMAIGALLALYEAGVRVPEQMAVVGFDDLPVSQYTCPPLTTVRQPIYEKGRWAANILIDQIEGRKRLAVHANLQAELVVRRSCGAVA from the coding sequence ATGGAGAAGCTGACGATTGACCAGGTCGCAAGCCTGGCTTGCGTATCCCGTTCGGTAGTGTCGCGCGTGCTCAATAATCATCCGAACGTGAGCGAAGAGGCGCGGCGGCGCGTGCTGGAAGTTATTAAAAAGTATAACTATCGTCCCAGTTCGGTCGCGCGGAGCCTGGCAACCCGACGCACCTACGAAATCTGCATTCTGACGCCGCGTCGGGGGAATGAAGCGCTGGCAAACGGCTTCTGGACATTGCTGCACCTGGGCATTTTTGAGCAGTGCATCCAGCGCGGCTACTTTGTGTCGCTTTCCATGCTATCGGGGGATGCCGAAGCAGAGCTGGAAGATCGCCTGCTGCACGAGCACAGCTTTGACGGCTTTGTGCTGCTTACTTCAGAGGTAGCCGAACGCGTCATTGAGTCGTTGCGGGAGCGAGACATTCCCGCGGTGCTGGTCGGGCATGACCGGGCCTATCCAGATATTAGCTCGGTCGATGTGGACAACTTTGGTGGAGCGTATCGGGCAGTTCGACATCTGTGTCGGCTGGGACACCGGCGGGTGGCCGCTATTCTGGGCAATCTAGAGCTGCAAGAGACGCGCGACCGCCAGGCAGGTTATCTGCAGGCGCTGCGAGATGCCCACGCTGAAATGCAGGAGCTGTTAATTGAAATTGGGGACTACTCGCAGCGTTCAGGCTATGAGATTATGCGCCGCTGGCTGGAGCGGGGGCCAGACTTTTCGGCCGTTTTCTGCGCCAGCGATACGATGGCTATCGGAGCGCTGCTGGCGCTTTACGAAGCCGGTGTGCGGGTGCCGGAGCAGATGGCGGTAGTAGGCTTTGACGATCTGCCTGTGTCTCAATACACCTGTCCGCCGTTGACCACTGTACGTCAGCCGATTTACGAGAAAGGTCGGTGGGCTGCCAACATTCTTATCGATCAGATCGAAGGCCGCAAACGGCTGGCCGTGCATGCCAATTTGCAGGCCGAGCTTGTGGTGCGGCGCAGTTGTGGGGCGGTGGCTTAG
- a CDS encoding GMC family oxidoreductase: protein MLQVLKRAPEYDVCIVGSGAGGGMAAYVLTRAGANVVMLEAGPMWDVARDGAMFTWNYESPRRGASTVERPFGEFDACYGGWEIPGEPYLRAEGTDWMWFRARMLGGRTNHWGRISLRFGPDDFKGKSRDGYGDDWPISYEDLAPYYDKVDRLIGVFGSRDNFYNEPDGIFLPPPKPRCYELLVARACEKLGIPVLASRLSILTRPLNGRPACHYCSQCNRGCTVRANFASSYVLLPPALETGRLTIIPNAMAREILVDEHLRARGVSYVDKETMQERQVRARIVVLGASACETARLLLNSRGPRYENGLANSSGLVGRYLMDSTGTSVAGFIPALVKNLPHNEDGVGGMHIYIPWWAYNQKLDFPRGYHLEVWGGRRMPGYGFGAGIHRLNGRLPGPDGRPRPRGGGGYGLQLKEDYRQLYGAIVGFSGRGEMIARYENYCTVDPNVVDRYGIPVLRFHVKWSEEEIRQVRHMQETAREIIRAMGGEPLDEMPGPERGYGITKPGEIIHEAGTTRMGHDPRTSVLNPFCQAHDVPNLFVVDAGPFVSMPHKNPTWTILALAWRTSEYITEQRKQGNL, encoded by the coding sequence ATGCTTCAGGTGCTTAAGCGGGCTCCGGAGTATGACGTGTGCATTGTGGGTTCAGGAGCGGGCGGGGGCATGGCAGCCTATGTGCTGACCCGGGCCGGTGCCAACGTAGTAATGCTGGAAGCGGGGCCCATGTGGGACGTGGCCCGGGATGGAGCCATGTTCACGTGGAATTATGAATCGCCGCGGCGCGGGGCATCGACTGTCGAACGGCCGTTCGGAGAATTTGACGCGTGCTACGGAGGCTGGGAAATCCCGGGCGAGCCCTACCTGAGAGCAGAAGGAACCGACTGGATGTGGTTTCGAGCCCGCATGCTGGGCGGGCGTACTAACCACTGGGGGCGCATCTCCCTGCGCTTCGGGCCCGACGACTTCAAAGGGAAAAGCCGTGATGGCTACGGCGATGATTGGCCGATCTCGTACGAGGACCTCGCCCCCTACTATGACAAAGTCGATCGTCTGATTGGCGTTTTTGGCTCGAGAGACAATTTTTACAACGAACCAGATGGCATTTTTCTGCCGCCTCCTAAGCCGCGATGCTACGAGTTGCTGGTAGCAAGAGCCTGTGAGAAACTGGGAATCCCCGTACTGGCCTCTCGCCTGTCTATTTTAACGCGACCACTCAACGGACGACCGGCTTGCCATTACTGCTCGCAGTGTAACCGAGGATGCACGGTGCGGGCAAACTTCGCTTCAAGCTACGTGCTACTCCCTCCAGCTCTGGAGACAGGGCGCCTCACGATCATCCCCAACGCCATGGCCCGAGAGATTCTGGTGGACGAGCACTTGCGCGCTCGCGGGGTCTCCTACGTTGACAAAGAAACCATGCAGGAGCGGCAGGTGCGGGCCCGCATTGTCGTGCTCGGGGCCAGTGCTTGTGAAACCGCCCGGCTGCTTCTTAACTCGCGCGGCCCTCGTTATGAGAATGGACTGGCAAATTCAAGCGGGTTGGTGGGCCGCTACCTGATGGACTCGACAGGTACCAGCGTGGCCGGCTTCATCCCTGCACTGGTCAAAAATCTGCCGCACAATGAGGATGGCGTGGGCGGCATGCATATCTACATTCCCTGGTGGGCCTACAATCAGAAGCTGGACTTTCCGCGCGGGTATCATCTGGAGGTCTGGGGTGGGCGTCGCATGCCAGGCTATGGTTTTGGCGCGGGTATTCACCGGCTCAATGGGCGCTTGCCCGGGCCTGATGGCCGGCCGCGCCCCAGAGGAGGGGGAGGGTATGGCCTGCAGCTCAAGGAAGACTATCGCCAGCTCTATGGTGCCATCGTAGGTTTCTCAGGACGGGGAGAAATGATTGCCCGCTATGAGAACTATTGCACGGTGGATCCAAACGTAGTGGACCGCTACGGCATTCCGGTTCTTCGGTTTCACGTGAAGTGGAGCGAGGAGGAGATTCGCCAGGTGCGGCATATGCAAGAAACAGCGCGAGAGATCATTCGGGCCATGGGCGGGGAACCCCTTGATGAGATGCCCGGACCAGAGCGCGGCTATGGCATTACAAAACCCGGAGAAATTATTCATGAGGCTGGCACGACGCGCATGGGCCACGACCCCAGGACCTCAGTGCTTAATCCGTTCTGCCAGGCGCACGACGTACCGAACCTGTTCGTGGTCGATGCCGGACCGTTCGTGTCGATGCCTCATAAAAATCCCACCTGGACGATTCTGGCCCTGGCCTGGCGCACGTCGGAATACATCACTGAACAACGCAAACAGGGCAACCTATGA
- a CDS encoding N-acetylglucosamine kinase — MDHSVQSLLIGLDVGGSSTELLAVEHHPQRSPVRLVGPGANLQRVGFEQTVAVLQEVIERALRHFPEASVLSVCAGIAGCGRPKDQELLARRLQQVLGDGGRSVQVRVVHDAEIALEAAFKGDSGVVVVAGTGSVILARTRQGQIEVVGGWGYLLGDEGSGFAIARAGLQAVTHAMDGGPPTRLRELLAERFLLSERDALIHRVYQEHWPLQEFAPVVLEAARDGDPIAQQIVEDQVARLVEQVSWLLGRLKGEVAPRMALAGGLMNEPFYVSCLREQLVRRWPGWSIEVQQQRPVEGALRLARRLLKANVGSECDD, encoded by the coding sequence ATGGACCATTCCGTGCAGTCTTTGCTGATTGGTCTGGATGTGGGTGGCTCGTCAACCGAGCTGCTTGCGGTGGAGCACCATCCTCAGCGTTCACCTGTTCGGCTGGTGGGGCCAGGGGCTAATCTGCAGCGGGTTGGTTTTGAGCAGACCGTGGCCGTTTTGCAGGAAGTAATTGAGCGGGCCCTGCGTCATTTCCCCGAAGCGTCGGTGCTTTCGGTGTGTGCCGGGATTGCAGGCTGCGGCCGTCCGAAAGACCAGGAATTGCTGGCCCGCCGGTTGCAGCAGGTGCTTGGCGATGGGGGACGGTCTGTTCAGGTGCGGGTGGTGCATGATGCTGAGATTGCGCTGGAAGCCGCTTTCAAGGGCGACAGTGGGGTCGTGGTCGTGGCGGGCACGGGATCGGTCATTCTGGCCCGTACGCGTCAGGGACAGATTGAAGTGGTCGGAGGCTGGGGATACCTGCTGGGGGATGAGGGAAGCGGCTTTGCGATTGCTCGGGCAGGGCTGCAAGCAGTAACCCATGCGATGGATGGAGGGCCGCCCACGCGCCTGCGTGAGCTGCTGGCTGAGCGGTTTTTGCTCAGCGAGCGCGACGCACTTATTCACCGCGTCTATCAGGAGCACTGGCCTTTGCAGGAGTTTGCGCCGGTCGTGCTGGAAGCTGCGCGCGACGGCGATCCGATTGCGCAGCAGATTGTGGAAGATCAAGTGGCGCGCCTGGTAGAACAGGTAAGCTGGCTGCTGGGCCGGTTGAAGGGCGAAGTGGCTCCCCGTATGGCACTGGCCGGAGGGTTGATGAACGAACCGTTTTATGTGAGCTGTTTGCGCGAGCAGTTGGTTCGGCGGTGGCCTGGCTGGTCTATTGAAGTGCAGCAGCAGCGACCCGTCGAAGGCGCCCTGCGCCTGGCGCGACGCCTGCTGAAGGCCAATGTTGGATCAGAGTGCGACGATTAA
- a CDS encoding gluconate 2-dehydrogenase subunit 3 family protein: MSDVTRRDALKLLALIAAAPTFSFGCRPEEMRQAQQRQGQTQPGPDYRPQFFTEHEYQTVTVLADWVIPADERSGSASDAGVPAFIDFIMSDPLIPGLGQRQTAIRGGLAWLDYQCLQRYGRPFIACSQEQQQELLDLIAYPEVAPPEMAPGVAFFNSFRDLVASGFWSSKMGMEDLQYMGNTAVAEWKGCPDEVLEHLGLK; this comes from the coding sequence ATGAGCGACGTTACCCGACGCGATGCGCTCAAGCTGTTGGCACTGATCGCAGCGGCACCGACGTTCAGTTTCGGATGCCGCCCGGAAGAAATGCGGCAGGCGCAGCAGCGACAGGGCCAGACGCAACCGGGCCCTGACTACCGGCCGCAGTTTTTCACCGAGCACGAGTATCAGACGGTTACAGTACTGGCCGACTGGGTCATTCCAGCCGACGAGCGTTCTGGCAGTGCGAGTGATGCGGGCGTGCCGGCCTTTATCGACTTTATTATGAGCGACCCGCTTATTCCGGGATTGGGACAACGGCAGACGGCTATCCGAGGCGGTCTGGCCTGGCTTGATTACCAGTGTCTGCAACGCTACGGCAGGCCGTTCATTGCGTGCAGTCAAGAGCAGCAGCAGGAATTGCTTGATTTGATTGCCTATCCTGAGGTAGCGCCCCCTGAAATGGCCCCGGGCGTAGCCTTTTTCAACAGTTTCCGGGATCTGGTGGCTTCGGGTTTCTGGTCGAGCAAAATGGGGATGGAAGATCTGCAATACATGGGCAACACTGCAGTAGCTGAATGGAAAGGTTGCCCGGACGAGGTGCTTGAACATCTGGGGTTGAAATAA
- a CDS encoding carbohydrate-binding family 9-like protein: MKCPEFWSQTGWLTVCLGFLRLLLDAALAVGQPVMAPDSLLPFAPRTYVCYRSDHPLRIDGRLDEPAWQAAPWSEPFVDIEGPHRPPPPYHTRIKLLWDDTYLYIGAELEEPHLWATLTRRDTIIFYDNDFEVFIDPDSDTHTYYELEINALGTVWDLLLLKPYRDGGPALNAWDIRDLKAAVALDGTLNDPSDIDRGWTVELALPWTVLAEAAPEGRPPRPGEQWRMNFSRVQWPLEVIEGRYRKRRDPATGRLLPESNWVWSPQGVINMHLPERWGYVQFSAIVAGEGTEPFQPAPEEPLRWQLRQLYYRQRLFREQHGRYARTFDELNVPANWRRRYHLTLQTTESLYEITARLPDGTRLHIREDGRIWKTFPDNP, from the coding sequence ATGAAATGCCCTGAGTTCTGGAGCCAGACCGGCTGGCTGACCGTCTGTCTGGGCTTCCTCCGGCTGCTTCTGGATGCTGCTTTGGCGGTCGGGCAGCCGGTCATGGCTCCGGATTCTCTGCTTCCATTCGCTCCTCGCACCTACGTCTGCTACCGCAGCGACCACCCGCTCCGCATCGACGGTCGCCTCGACGAACCCGCCTGGCAGGCCGCCCCCTGGAGCGAGCCGTTTGTTGACATCGAAGGCCCGCACCGGCCACCTCCCCCCTACCATACCCGCATCAAACTCCTGTGGGACGACACCTACCTGTATATCGGCGCCGAACTGGAAGAACCGCACCTGTGGGCCACGCTCACCCGGCGTGATACCATCATCTTTTATGACAATGACTTTGAAGTATTTATTGACCCCGACAGCGACACGCACACCTATTACGAGCTGGAAATTAATGCGCTGGGAACCGTATGGGACCTGCTTCTGCTCAAACCGTATCGAGATGGAGGCCCGGCGCTGAACGCCTGGGACATCCGAGATCTCAAGGCGGCTGTGGCCCTCGACGGAACGCTGAATGATCCGTCCGACATCGACCGTGGCTGGACCGTCGAGCTGGCCTTACCCTGGACGGTTCTTGCAGAAGCTGCCCCAGAAGGACGTCCTCCCCGTCCAGGCGAACAGTGGCGCATGAACTTCTCGCGCGTCCAGTGGCCACTGGAGGTAATCGAAGGCCGCTACCGGAAGCGCCGCGACCCGGCGACCGGCCGTCTTTTGCCCGAGTCAAACTGGGTCTGGTCGCCGCAGGGCGTCATCAATATGCACCTGCCCGAACGCTGGGGCTATGTGCAGTTCTCGGCCATAGTAGCGGGAGAGGGCACGGAACCCTTCCAACCGGCCCCTGAGGAGCCACTGCGCTGGCAACTCCGCCAGCTCTACTACCGCCAGCGTCTATTCCGGGAGCAGCATGGTCGTTACGCCCGGACGTTTGATGAGCTGAACGTCCCGGCCAACTGGCGCCGCCGCTACCACCTTACCCTCCAGACCACAGAAAGCCTTTACGAGATTACGGCCCGCCTCCCCGACGGCACGCGCCTGCATATTCGCGAAGATGGACGCATCTGGAAAACCTTCCCCGATAACCCATGA
- the nagB gene encoding glucosamine-6-phosphate deaminase, which translates to MSVNATMQPSVIVSSPSEGTQRERVPVRIFDNPAQLAREVARRIATLIRKRQAEGRPVVLGLPTGSTPIGVYQELVRLHRQEGLDFSNVITFNLDEYYPMQPDSLQSYHRFMRENLFDHINIPAENIHIPRGDLPPEEIEAHCQAYEAEIRRAGGLDLVLLGIGRSGHIGFNEPGSGPETRTRLVVLDEITRKDAASDFFGEENVPRHAITMGIGTILEAREIILMATGEHKAPIVRRAVEEPPDRQVPASFLQTHPNATFYLDRAAASELTREKTPWLVREVVWDKPMARRAIIWLSEKLGKAILKLEAADFYRNHLHSLIHAYPDVDALCLEIFEDLRQRIVYPHQLFKHQRVIVFSPHPDDDVISMGGMLDKLVANQNEITVAYMTNGSVAVFDADVRRYLRFVELSHDILGLEDNALQRFRQRQQEILDFFARKQPGEVDLEVIQKLKAHIRYAEAVAAIEVVGLSAEHARFLDMPFYKTGTVRKDPISEADIRIVQELLEEIRPQHIFVAGDLSDPHGTHRMCYTAIQQALQRYHRAHPRDEWPLVWLYRGAWQEWEVHQADVFLPMSKADLDRKIEAIFKHESQKDRAMFPGAYDDREFWQRARDRNRGTAETLNRLGLPEFYAAEAFVTCYEMP; encoded by the coding sequence ATGTCGGTGAACGCAACGATGCAACCGTCTGTCATCGTCTCCAGCCCGAGCGAAGGGACCCAACGCGAACGAGTTCCCGTGCGCATTTTTGATAATCCGGCCCAGCTTGCTCGCGAAGTAGCCCGACGCATTGCCACCTTAATTCGCAAACGCCAGGCTGAAGGGCGCCCAGTGGTGCTGGGGCTGCCTACTGGCTCCACCCCTATCGGCGTCTACCAGGAGCTGGTGCGCCTGCACCGACAGGAAGGGCTAGATTTTTCCAATGTGATTACCTTCAACCTTGATGAATACTATCCCATGCAACCGGATAGCCTGCAGAGCTATCACCGGTTCATGCGGGAAAACCTGTTTGATCATATCAACATCCCGGCTGAAAATATTCACATCCCACGCGGAGATCTGCCGCCAGAAGAAATCGAAGCTCATTGTCAGGCCTATGAAGCAGAAATCCGCAGGGCCGGTGGCCTGGACCTGGTGCTGCTGGGCATCGGACGCAGCGGCCACATCGGCTTCAACGAGCCCGGCTCTGGCCCCGAAACGCGCACGCGGCTGGTGGTGCTGGACGAAATCACCCGAAAAGATGCCGCCAGCGATTTCTTCGGGGAAGAAAACGTGCCGCGCCATGCCATTACCATGGGCATAGGGACCATTCTGGAAGCCCGTGAAATCATCCTGATGGCTACCGGCGAGCACAAAGCGCCCATTGTGCGGCGAGCTGTCGAGGAGCCCCCCGACCGGCAGGTGCCCGCCAGCTTTCTGCAAACGCATCCCAATGCTACCTTCTACCTCGACCGTGCCGCTGCCAGTGAGTTGACGCGCGAAAAAACCCCCTGGCTCGTACGGGAAGTCGTCTGGGACAAACCCATGGCGCGCCGGGCCATCATCTGGCTTTCCGAAAAACTCGGCAAGGCCATTCTGAAGCTGGAAGCCGCTGACTTTTATCGGAATCATCTGCACAGTCTCATTCACGCCTACCCTGACGTTGACGCACTCTGCCTGGAAATTTTTGAAGACCTGCGCCAGCGGATTGTTTACCCCCACCAGCTCTTCAAACACCAGCGCGTCATTGTCTTTAGCCCTCACCCGGACGACGACGTAATTTCCATGGGCGGCATGCTGGACAAACTGGTAGCCAACCAGAACGAAATTACCGTCGCCTATATGACTAACGGCTCAGTAGCCGTCTTCGACGCTGACGTGCGGCGCTACCTGCGCTTTGTCGAATTGAGCCACGACATCTTGGGATTGGAAGATAACGCCCTCCAACGTTTTCGCCAGCGCCAGCAGGAAATCCTGGACTTCTTTGCACGTAAACAGCCGGGTGAAGTGGACCTGGAGGTGATTCAGAAGCTCAAAGCCCACATCCGGTATGCCGAAGCCGTAGCTGCTATTGAAGTGGTGGGCTTATCAGCCGAGCATGCCCGCTTCCTGGACATGCCCTTCTACAAGACGGGCACTGTCCGAAAGGACCCCATCAGCGAAGCCGACATCCGCATTGTCCAGGAATTGCTCGAAGAAATTCGGCCGCAGCATATCTTTGTGGCCGGCGACCTGTCGGACCCACACGGCACGCACCGCATGTGCTATACGGCCATTCAGCAAGCCCTCCAGCGATACCACCGAGCCCACCCACGCGACGAGTGGCCCCTGGTATGGCTCTACCGGGGCGCCTGGCAAGAATGGGAAGTCCATCAGGCCGATGTGTTTCTCCCGATGTCCAAAGCAGACCTTGATCGCAAGATCGAGGCCATCTTCAAACACGAAAGCCAGAAAGATCGAGCTATGTTTCCGGGCGCCTACGACGACCGGGAATTCTGGCAACGCGCCCGTGACCGTAACCGGGGTACTGCCGAAACGCTAAACCGCCTCGGCCTGCCTGAATTCTACGCGGCCGAAGCCTTCGTGACCTGCTATGAAATGCCCTGA